The genomic interval GAAATATAATATGGAAAGAATTAATACTAAGGCTAACCTAGTTTTCAGAATTGGACAAAGTAATACAACGTTTAACGAATACCGTAAAAATCAGTTTATTACACAAAGAAGGGGTTATAGAGAATTTCTAGGAAAAAGAGATTTTAAAAATTTTTCGAATAGGGAGCTTAAAAGGTTGTTAGGTAATATAAATTTAGATGTTGCAGTTGATTTTAGTGGGTATGTACCATTTTGGACATCTATATTTGCTTTTGCCGACATAAATAAAAAAGTTGTGTACCAACATAATGATTTATTAGCTGAAACACAAAAGAAGATACAAGGACAATATAAACATAAGTATATTCTGCCTAGAGTTTTTTCGTTGTATAAATTTTATGATAAAGTCCTTTCAGTTTCCGAACCTCTTAAAGAACTTAATGCAAAAAATTTGAAGAAATATGCAAATTATAATCAATTTGATTTTGTTAACAATATCATTAATTTTAATGATATATTGTCAAAATTAAGTAATAAGGATAGGGAACTTATTATATCTAATTCTGAAGAAGATATTTATCTTTTAAAGCAAATGAAAGATGTATCAATTGTAGAAATTGAAAATAAACAATATGAAGGAATTAAATTGGTAACAATTGGCCGATTATCACCGGAAAAAGATCATGAAAAATTATTTCGTGCTGTAAAAAAATTTAAAGATAAAAATCCAGGGATAAGTATCCAACTTGAAGTTTTAGGTTCTGGAGTATTATATTCTGAGCTGCAAGAACTTATTGTAGATTTAGGTTTGCAAAACAGTGTTTATTTACTAGGACAAGTAAACAATCCTTATCAATATTTAGAACGATGTGATTGTTTTGTTCTATCTTCAAATCATGAAGGGCAGCCTATGGTTTTATTAGAAGCACTTTCTATTGGGAAGCCTATTATTGCTACAGATATTACGGGTAACAGAAGTGTATTAGACGGTACAAATGGATTGCTTGTGGAAAACTCAACCAGTGGATTAGTGGAAGGATTAGAAAAATATGCACAAAACCTTGTCAAAGATAATCACGAGTTTAATATAAATGATTATAACAAAGCAGCAATTCAAATGTTTTACAGTAAAATCAGTAATTAATTATTTTTAAATAAATTTTTAGGGGAAGTATTTCATGAAAAAGTTAGTACCTATAGTTTTTTTACACAACATCAAGAAAGTCAACGGAGGATTGCATAGAGCTGCGTATCATCGTATAAACACACTAGCTAAGAAATATAAACGAGCTATTATATTTACTTATGGTTTTGATCCTGAATTTCAAGAACTATGTGAGTATCATAAAGAAGTTGGGAATATAGCGAGGAATGTTGAAATATACAATCTATATGAAAATAATAATATTGCTTCAACTATGAAGAAATATGAGAAAAACTCTTCTTTTACTTATTTTGCTGATAGTAAGCAAAAAAACACATATAGAGTATTTGATGAAAAAGGTAGATATAATTATTATTTAAGGTTGCATGAAGATGGAACGGTTAATTTTAAGGATATTTTTACTACACCTTGGAAACGGTATTTAAAAGAAATATATGGTAGCAATGGTGAAGTAAGAAAAGCAATATATATGGATGACAGAAATAAACCTTCATTTATAGTATTGAATTCAAATGAAGGAAAACCGATAGTATCCTCCTCATTGAATAAAGACAATTTTAAACCTGTAAATTACTTCTGTCATTTAAATGAGCGCCAATATTCCGATGAAGCGACTATGGGAGTAGACATCTTAAAAGAATTTATCAAAAATGTACCTAATCCAGTATTATTTATTGATAAAAGGGATCATGTGAAGCCGTTTAATAGGATAAAAGGGACTAATATAAAAAAGATTTATATACTTCATAATAATCATTTAGATGCACCATTTACAGATATTCAAAAGTTTTCTTCATCTGTTGACGATTTATTTGAAAGTATAGAAAAAAATAAAATAGATAAATTAGTTGTTTTGACTAAAGAACAACAAAATGATATTAATCAGATAAAACACATTGAGGACAGAATAAAAGTTATTTCTCATCATCAACCTAAGTTATTGAAGTTTATGGAAAAATTGCCAAAGAAAAAAAGTCCGTTAATTATTTCTTTAGCAAGATACCATAATGCTAAAAATTTACCTGAAGCTATTGAAATTGTAAAAGAAGTTGTAAAAAAAGTTCCTAATGTAAAATATGAAATATATGGTTATGGCCCTGATAAAGAAAAACTTCAAAACCAGATTAATGAATACGGGTTAGAAAAAAATATTTTTCTAAGAGGACATATAACAGATACAGTTGCTAAACTTAAAAAAGCTAAATTGTATTTATCTACTTCCAATTATGAAGGTTTTGGCTTATCTCTA from Staphylococcus condimenti carries:
- a CDS encoding glycosyltransferase — encoded protein: MKKLVPIVFLHNIKKVNGGLHRAAYHRINTLAKKYKRAIIFTYGFDPEFQELCEYHKEVGNIARNVEIYNLYENNNIASTMKKYEKNSSFTYFADSKQKNTYRVFDEKGRYNYYLRLHEDGTVNFKDIFTTPWKRYLKEIYGSNGEVRKAIYMDDRNKPSFIVLNSNEGKPIVSSSLNKDNFKPVNYFCHLNERQYSDEATMGVDILKEFIKNVPNPVLFIDKRDHVKPFNRIKGTNIKKIYILHNNHLDAPFTDIQKFSSSVDDLFESIEKNKIDKLVVLTKEQQNDINQIKHIEDRIKVISHHQPKLLKFMEKLPKKKSPLIISLARYHNAKNLPEAIEIVKEVVKKVPNVKYEIYGYGPDKEKLQNQINEYGLEKNIFLRGHITDTVAKLKKAKLYLSTSNYEGFGLSLTESLACGVPAVTYNTKYGPGEIVRDGQDGFVIDKLSKDRIKKTAEKVIRILQMPEHEYEKMQKNALEITKRQHEKKINKLWLELLDELN